Below is a window of Bradyrhizobium sp. SZCCHNS1050 DNA.
CGCGCGGCAGCAGCTCCGGGTAGCGCGACAGCGGCCACATCTGGGCGACGCGGTCCTTGTAGCGGTAGCCGAACCAGTAGGAGACCCAGTCGCCGAGCGCGGCGCCGATGCCCCCGGCCAGCCATATCGGCCAGAAGCTGATCCCGGTGGCGCCGATCAGGGCGCCGATCGCGACCAGGGCGCCCCAGGCGGGAATCAGGAGCGAGACGAAGGCCAGGGACTCGCCAAAGGCAAGCAGCAGGACGATCGGAGCAGCCCAGGCCTGATGGTCGCGCACGAAGTCGGCAACCGCGCGGCCAAAATCTTCCATCTGCTCGACGCCTTTCTGCTCCGCGGCGCTTAAGTGCTTGAAGGCCTTCGCGGTTCCATGGCGCAGACTGGTACGCCACCGAACCCGCCCACTTCAAGTCACAACAACCGGCTGAACCGCGTGAACAGCGGCGATCCGGCGTTCGGAACCGGTCAAGACGTGGCGGGCCGGTGAACGTCGTTGTTTCCCGGGGTCATTGTTTTATGCCGGTCCATGGCATAGTCAGGCCCAACGATTCGTTCCATCTTGCGCACACGCAACATCAGATTCCATGGGTAAGCCGTTGAAATCAGCTGCAAAAGCCAAGGCCAAGGGCGTCACGGACCCGTTGGCGGCGTTCGCCGCCAAGGGCAAGGCTCCGGCCAAGCCAGCCGCCCGCTCGGCGAGTGCCGAGGGCGATTACACTGCCCGTGACATCGAGGTCCTCGAGGGCCTGGAGCCGGTGCGGCGCCGCCCCGGCATGTATATCGGCGGCACCGACGAAAAGGCGCTGCACCACCTGTTTGCCGAGGTCATCGACAACTCGATGGACGAGGCGCTGGCCGGCCACGCCACCTTCATCGAGGTCGAGCTCGACGCCGAAGGCTTCCTCACCGTGACCGACAACGGCCGCGGCATTCCTATCGATCCCCATCCCAAGTTTCCGAAGAAGTCGGCGCTCGAAATCATCATGTGCACGCTGCACGCGGGCGGCAAGTTCGACTCCAAGGTCTACGAGACCTCGGGCGGCCTGCACGGCGTCGGCATCTCCGTGGTGAACGCGCTGTCGACCCGGCTCGAGGTCGAGGTCGCTCGCAACCAGAAGCTCTACCGCATGGTGTTCGAACGCGGACATCCCAAGGGCAAGCTCGAGGAGGTCGGCAAGGTCGCCAACCGGCGCGGCACACGGGTGCGTTTCCAACCCGACCCGACCATCTTCGGCGCCAAGGCGACGTTCAAGCCGCAGCGCCTGTTCAAGATGGCGCGCTCGAAAGCCTATCTGTTCGGCGGCGTCGAGATCCGCTGGAAGTGCGATCCGTCGCTGCTGAAGGGCATCGAGGACGTCCAGGCCGAGGCGACGTTCCATTTCCCCGGCGGTCTGAAGGACTACCTGGCCGCAGCGATCCATGCCGACACGCTGGTCCATCCGGATATCTTCGCCGGCAAGTCGGGCCGCACCGGTGGCCATGGCGGCTGCGAATGGGCGGTCGCCTGGACCGCCGATGCCGACGGCTTCCTGTCCTCCTACTGCAACACGATTCCGACGCCGGACGGCGGCACGCACGAATCCGGCATCCGCAGCGCGCTTCTGCGCGGCCTGAAGGACCACGCCGAGCGCGTCGGCCAGGGCAAGCGATCGGCCAACATCACCTCCGAGGACATCATGGCGGGCGCCGCCATCATGCTCTCGGTGTTCGTGCGCGAGCCGGAATTCCAGGGCCAGACCAAGGACCGCCTCGCCACGGCAGAGGCCCAGCGCATCGTCGAGCAGGCCGTCAAGGACCCGTTCGACCACTGGCTGTCCGGCAATCCGGTGCAGGCCAACCGGCTGCTCGATTTCGTCATCGAGCGCGCCGAGGAACGCATCCGCCGCCGGCAGGAGAAGGAGACGGCGCGCAAGACCGCGACCAAGAAGCTGCGCCTGCCCGGCAAGCTAGCCGACTGCACCGACGCCGGCACCGAAGGCTCCGAGCTGTTCATCGTCGAGGGCGATTCGGCCGGCGGCAGCGCCAAGCAGGCGCGCGACCGCAAGAAGCAGGCGGTGCTGCCGCTGCGCGGCAAGATCCTCAACGTCGCCTCCGCCGGCAAGGACAAGCTGACCGCCAACGCCCAGCTCGCCGATCTCGTGATGGCGATCGGCGCCGGCACCGGCACGTCGTATCGCGAGGAGGATCTGCGCTACCAGCGCATCATCATCATGACCGATGCCGACGTCGACGGCGCCCACATCGCCTCGCTGCTGATTACCTTCTTCTACCGGCAGATGCGGCCGCTGATCGACGAGGGGCATCTCTACCTCGCCGTGCCGCCGCTCTACCGGCTCACCCATGGCAGCAAGACGTTCTACGCGCGCGACGATGCCCATCGGGACGAGCTCCTGAAGCGCGAGTTCAATGCCAACGCCAAGGTCGAGATCGGCCGCTTCAAAGGTCTCGGCGAGATGATGCCGGCCCAGCTCAAGGAAACCACCATGGATCCGGCCAAGCGCACCCTGCTGCGCGTGGTTCTGCTGGCCGAGGATCGCGACGGCACCGCCGACTCGGTCGAGCGGCTGATGGGGACCAAGGCAGAGGCCCGCTTCGCCTTCATTTCGGAAAAGGCCGAATTCGCCAGCGACGAGCTGCTCGACGTCTAGCTTTTGACCCGATTTCACTCCTCGATTGCAGGTTCCATTAGCTCGCGCGAGCCTGCAATCGACCTTTCCAATCAGAGGGTTACGAGAATCCCGAGCATCCCGCAGCGCACTTTCCCCTCCGGTGTGCTCAACCTGCAACAGCTTTTGGGCACCAATCGGCTATAGTTCGGGCACATCTGGCGAGGGAATCGCCGCCGCAACCCGGCACCTGCGACACGACGATCTTGGGGAATTGGATATGAAGAAGTTTTTGCTTGCTGCCACTGCGCTGGTTGCGATCACGGGTGCCGCCTCAGCTGCTGATCTGGCGGCTCGCCCCTACGTGAAGGCTCCGATGATGCCGGTGGCGCCGAGCTGGACCGGCTTCTACATCTTCGGTGGCGCCGGCGGCGGTATCTGGGATGCCGACTCGCACACCAACTTCAACGGCGTGCCGGTGACGATCGATCAGCGCGTCGGCGGCGACGGCTTCCTCGGCACGGTCGGTGCAGGCTATGACTGGCAGGTCAATCCGACCTGGGTCTTCGGCGTGTTCGCTGATGGCCAGTTCGGCAGCCTGCGTGGCACCTTGCAGGATCAGTTCGCTGCCCTGACCGGCCGCATCAAGATGGAAACCGCCTGGGCCGCTGGCGCCCGCGTCGGTTACCTGGTTGCGCCGAACGTGCTGTCATACGTCAACGCGGGCTACTCCGGTTCGCACTGGTCGGGCACCGGCCTGACCACCCTCACCGGCGCGGCCTCCGGTTTCCACACCGACTCGTTCAACCGCAATGGCTGGTTCGTCGGCGGCGGCGTCGAGAACAACCTGAACATCTTCGGCATCTCGGCGCCGGGCTGGTTCATGAAGACCGAATATCGCGCTGCCTATTACGACCGCAAGGACGTCGCGGTCCGCACCGACGTCGGCAACCTCGCAACGACCGACTCGGTCAGCTTCAAGCCGTGGGTGCAGACCATCAGCACCTCGCTGGTCTATCGCTTCAACTGGACCGGCCCGGCCGTCAAGTACTGAGCAGACCGCACTCGGTCTTCGATAAATCTGCGAAAAGCCCCGGTTGATCCGGGGCTTTTTGTTTTTGGCTCGGATATTGGCGGCTGGAGCCGCTGGTCATCTGCCGCGCCGGCCGCTAGCCTCCTCGTCACAAAACTTCACAAAAAAGACGGCAGCAGCGTTTCCGATGCTGTGACGCGGTCGACGAGGGAGGACATGGTCATGCGGAAATTCCTGATGATCGGCGGCCTGCTTCTGCTCGCCATCGGCCTGCTCTGGGTCGGTCAGGGCACCGGGGTGGTGGCATGGCCGCGGACGAGCTTCATGATCAACCAGCTGCAATGGGCCGGCTATGGCGTCGGCATGGGTGCACTCGGCCTGGTGATGATCTGGCAGGGCACCTGCTGACGTCTGACAACAACGACATGGAGACACGACATGGCGGGCCGTTTCGACCTGAGTGGCAAGGTTGCGATCGTGACGGGAGGCAACGGCGGAATCGGCTTGGGGATGGCGCGCGGGCTTGCCGATGCCGGCGCCGACATTGCCGTGGTCGGCCGCAACGAAACCAAGTCACGGGCGGCGGTGGCTGATCTCGCCGGTCGCGGCGGCCGTGCCATCGCCGTCACAGCCGACGTCAGCGACAAGGACGACGTCGCCGCCATGGTCGCGCGCGTGACCAGCGAGCTCGGTCGCATCGACATCCTCATCAACAATGCCGGCATGAGCATCCGCAAGCCGCCGCACGTGCTCGAGCTGGAGGAGTGGCAGCAGGTGATCGACACCAATCTCACCAGCGCGTTCCTGTGCTCGAAGGCCGCCTACCCGGCCCTCAAGGCGAACGGCGGCGGCAAGATCATCAACATCGGCTCGATGCTGTCGATCTTCGGCGCCAGCTTCGCGCCGGCCTATGCGGCCAGCAAGGGCGGCATCGTGCAGTACACGCGCGCCTGTGCCTGCGCCTGGGCGCCCGACAACATCCAGGTCAACGCGATCTTGCCGGGCTGGATCGACACCGACCTGACGCGCGCGGCGCGCAGCCAGATCGACGGCCTGCACGACCGCGTGCTGGCGCGCACGCCCGCGGCACGGTGGGGCGACATCGACGACTTCGCCGGCATCGCGACGTTCTTGAGCTCGCCGGCCTCGGACTTCGTCACCGGCACAGCCATTCCCGTCGATGGTGGCTATTCGATCATGGCCTAGCCGAGGTCTCAGCGTCGAAAGCTCTTGATTTCGGAGACGCTGCCGTCGCGATAGGTCAACTCCACCGAGACGAACTTCGTCGCTGGCGGCAGCTTCAAATAGGGCGTGGCGTTGGAGGGAATCGCAATGGGATCGCGCATGTCGCAGCCGGGCATGTTGAGGACCTTGTCCGGCACCGCCGTGTCGATGCCGATGCGGACCTCGCGGATGGCGCAGCGATACGACATCAGGTGCGTGTAGTAGACCAGGAGACCGTTGAACTCGCGGAACGACAGCCAGCTCGTCGCGGTCATGTCGAGGATCTTGCGCTGGTCATGCACCAGCGCGGCCTCCGGCTCGAAGCGGATCGGGAACGGTCCCTGCATCTCGCCCGATGCATCGACATAGCGGACCTGGATGGTGCCCGCGGGCGCATCCGACGGCAGCTGGATCGAGGGATTGGGCATGCGCTTGCGCGTGCGCGGATCGAGCACGTCCATGAAGCCGGTCTCGCGAAACTCTCCTGCCTCACCCATGCGCCAGGAAATGCCGAGCGTCGGATCGGCGATCGAGAAGGTGACGGTCCAGCCGCCATTGTGGCGCGAGAACATCGCAATCGGTGCGTTCAGGCTCTCGTTCGCCGGCGGAATGCGCGGCGCCGAGACGGGAGGCAGTGCCGCCAGCTTCTGCTGCGGCTCGGCCGGCTTGTCGGCTGCAGCCGGCCCCTTCGCCATGCCGTTGAGAAAGACATCGTCGACCATCTGGTCGAAATAGACCGGAATCTGCTTGTGCCGCACGGTCTCGGCGAGCTCGCTGACCAGCCGGCGGGTGCGTTGCGCCACCTGCACCAGATTGACGCCGGGCTGCGTCAGCTCCTTGGCGAAGGTGCGCGTGAACACCGAGTTTGGATTGACGTCATCGTTGGAGAGCCGGTCGAGCGCGGTCTGGCGCGGACCGGCCGAGAACACTGAGAATACGCCTTCCGGCAACTGCGTCATCGGCGCCAGGCCACCCCCGCCCGCCACCGCGCGCGTGCCCGAGCGTTCGAACGGATTGTTGCGGCAGGCGTCGAACACCAGGATCGAGGTGCGCGCCTTCTTGTTCTGCAGCCGCTCGATGACGCGGTCCGCGAGGATCGAGGCGTCGCGTACCAGCTCTTCCTGGCCTTCGGTGGCCGCGGGCACGTCGGTCGGCAACAGGAAGTTCTGACCGGCGATTTCGAAGCCGTGACCGGCATAGAAGAAGAACGCAGTGTCGCCCGGCTCGACGGCGTTGTCGAACGCCAGCAGTGTCTGGCTGAACTGCTGGCGATTGAGATTCTCCGCGACCATGACATTGAAGCCGAGTTGCTTCAGCGTGTCGCCCATCGTCCGCGCGTCGTTGACGGCCTTCTGCAGCTTCGGCACGAAGCGGTAGTCGTTGTTGCCGATCACGAGCGCAACGCGCTTCTCGGCACGCGCGGCGGCCGGCGCCAGAACCACTGCCAGCATCGCCAGCCCGCACGCCAGCCACGTCCGCATCGATCTCATCGTTCGTCCCTGCCCTCATCGCGTGGGCTGCCGCCCTCGGATAGTCGACGGCACCGCGCCACCGGTTCATGCCCGGCGGCACACGCGGCTGCTCCCCCTGCCGAACACACGCCGCAATTCCGTCGACAATTCGACCAGAGCGTTTTCCGCGACCGGCCGTAGGAAGCTTCGGAGCACCCGAATACGACAGCTCGACGACAGGTTGCCTGCAAATAATGCAAAAACATTAAGCTTTTTCGGTACTTCGCTCCCCTCTTCCATTGACTTTGCAGAATTCGCCCCTATCTTCCGGAGCAGCGCGGCCGGATCGCATCCGATTCCTGAGAGATTGACCGCGGGTCGGCGTTAGTCAGAAAACCCCCAGCTTCGTTAGAGCATGCCGTTTCGGGGTTGAGCGCGACCACAGCCTTTTACCCTCGATTCCTAACGGCGGCGTCGAATAGAGGCCCCGTCGCCTATCGGCGCGTGACATAGAGGCTCGATGTCTTTTTCCAATCTCGGCTTGTCCGACAAGGTGTTGGCTGCAGTTGCGGCCACTGGTTACACCACCCCGACCCCCATTCAGGAACAGGCGATTCCTCATGTGCTGGCGCGCCGCGACGTGCTCGGCATCGCCCAGACCGGCACCGGCAAGACCGCCGCTTTCGTCCTGCCGATGCTCACGATCCTTGAGAAGGGCCGCGCCCGCGCCCGAATGCCGCGCACCCTGATCCTGGAGCCGACCCGTGAGCTGGCCGCCCAGGTCAAAGAGAACTTCGATCGCTACGGCGCCGGACAGAAGCTCAACGTCGCCCTGTTGATCGGTGGCGTCTCCTTCGGCGACCAGGACGCCAAGCTGACCCGCGGGGTCGACGTGCTGATCGCCACGCCAGGCCGACTGCTCGATCATACGGAACGCGGCGGATTGCTGCTCACGGGCGTGGAGCTTCTGGTCATCGACGAAGCCGACCGCATGCTCGACATGGGCTTCATCCCCGACATCGAGCGCATCTGCAAGCTCGTCCCCTTCACCCGCCAGACCCTGTTCTTCACCGCGACCATGCCGCCGGAAATCCGGCGCATCACCGAAACCTTCCTGCACAACCCGCAGAAGGTCGAGGTCTCCAAGCCGGCCACGACCGCCGTCACCGTGACCCAGTTGCAGGTCCCGTCCGGACGCGAGGCGCATCAGAAGCGCGAGGTGCTGCGCAGGCTGTTGCGGAACGCCAAGGATCTCAACAACGCGATCATCTTCTGCAACCGCAAGCGCGACGTCGCCATCGTTCACAAGTCGCTGCAGAAGCACGGCTTCAGTGTTGGCGCCCTGCACGGCGACATGGACCAGTCGGCCCGCACCGCGGCGCTCGATCAATTCCGCAAGGGCGAACTGCCCTTGCTCGTCGCCTCCGACGTCGCCGCACGCGGCCTCGACATTCCCGAAGTCAGCCACGTCTTCAATTTCGACGTGCCGCATCATTCCGACGACTACGTTCACCGCATTGGCCGTACCGGCCGCGCCGGACGGACCGGCACGGCAATCTCGATCGTGGCCCCGGCCGACCAGAAGTCGATGGTCGCCATCGAGAAGCTGATCGGACAGGGCATTCCGACGATCGAGGGTGACTACGAAGTGCAGGAGTCCTCGGGCGACGAGGATACGCGTGAGCGACGTCCGCGTGACGCCGCGCGTCGCGGCAGCCGCGGCAAGGCCCGGGAGCGCGATGCGGCCCCGCGCGAGCGTGATCCAGCCCCGCGGGAGCGCGAGCCGCGCGCGGCAGCTCCGCGCGCCGCACAGGCAAATTCTCCGCGGCCTGCGCCGAGCGCTCGCAAGGAACAGCCTCGCAACGAACAGCCTCGCAATGAAGC
It encodes the following:
- a CDS encoding DedA family protein, translated to MEDFGRAVADFVRDHQAWAAPIVLLLAFGESLAFVSLLIPAWGALVAIGALIGATGISFWPIWLAGGIGAALGDWVSYWFGYRYKDRVAQMWPLSRYPELLPRGEAFVRDWGVPSIFIGRFFGPLRASVPLAAGIFEMPYMVFQIANFVSALVWSAVLLLFGDIIGRIMEWLWHAV
- the parE gene encoding DNA topoisomerase IV subunit B, whose translation is MGKPLKSAAKAKAKGVTDPLAAFAAKGKAPAKPAARSASAEGDYTARDIEVLEGLEPVRRRPGMYIGGTDEKALHHLFAEVIDNSMDEALAGHATFIEVELDAEGFLTVTDNGRGIPIDPHPKFPKKSALEIIMCTLHAGGKFDSKVYETSGGLHGVGISVVNALSTRLEVEVARNQKLYRMVFERGHPKGKLEEVGKVANRRGTRVRFQPDPTIFGAKATFKPQRLFKMARSKAYLFGGVEIRWKCDPSLLKGIEDVQAEATFHFPGGLKDYLAAAIHADTLVHPDIFAGKSGRTGGHGGCEWAVAWTADADGFLSSYCNTIPTPDGGTHESGIRSALLRGLKDHAERVGQGKRSANITSEDIMAGAAIMLSVFVREPEFQGQTKDRLATAEAQRIVEQAVKDPFDHWLSGNPVQANRLLDFVIERAEERIRRRQEKETARKTATKKLRLPGKLADCTDAGTEGSELFIVEGDSAGGSAKQARDRKKQAVLPLRGKILNVASAGKDKLTANAQLADLVMAIGAGTGTSYREEDLRYQRIIIMTDADVDGAHIASLLITFFYRQMRPLIDEGHLYLAVPPLYRLTHGSKTFYARDDAHRDELLKREFNANAKVEIGRFKGLGEMMPAQLKETTMDPAKRTLLRVVLLAEDRDGTADSVERLMGTKAEARFAFISEKAEFASDELLDV
- a CDS encoding porin family protein; its protein translation is MKKFLLAATALVAITGAASAADLAARPYVKAPMMPVAPSWTGFYIFGGAGGGIWDADSHTNFNGVPVTIDQRVGGDGFLGTVGAGYDWQVNPTWVFGVFADGQFGSLRGTLQDQFAALTGRIKMETAWAAGARVGYLVAPNVLSYVNAGYSGSHWSGTGLTTLTGAASGFHTDSFNRNGWFVGGGVENNLNIFGISAPGWFMKTEYRAAYYDRKDVAVRTDVGNLATTDSVSFKPWVQTISTSLVYRFNWTGPAVKY
- a CDS encoding glucose 1-dehydrogenase, whose translation is MAGRFDLSGKVAIVTGGNGGIGLGMARGLADAGADIAVVGRNETKSRAAVADLAGRGGRAIAVTADVSDKDDVAAMVARVTSELGRIDILINNAGMSIRKPPHVLELEEWQQVIDTNLTSAFLCSKAAYPALKANGGGKIINIGSMLSIFGASFAPAYAASKGGIVQYTRACACAWAPDNIQVNAILPGWIDTDLTRAARSQIDGLHDRVLARTPAARWGDIDDFAGIATFLSSPASDFVTGTAIPVDGGYSIMA
- a CDS encoding caspase domain-containing protein, with protein sequence MRSMRTWLACGLAMLAVVLAPAAARAEKRVALVIGNNDYRFVPKLQKAVNDARTMGDTLKQLGFNVMVAENLNRQQFSQTLLAFDNAVEPGDTAFFFYAGHGFEIAGQNFLLPTDVPAATEGQEELVRDASILADRVIERLQNKKARTSILVFDACRNNPFERSGTRAVAGGGGLAPMTQLPEGVFSVFSAGPRQTALDRLSNDDVNPNSVFTRTFAKELTQPGVNLVQVAQRTRRLVSELAETVRHKQIPVYFDQMVDDVFLNGMAKGPAAADKPAEPQQKLAALPPVSAPRIPPANESLNAPIAMFSRHNGGWTVTFSIADPTLGISWRMGEAGEFRETGFMDVLDPRTRKRMPNPSIQLPSDAPAGTIQVRYVDASGEMQGPFPIRFEPEAALVHDQRKILDMTATSWLSFREFNGLLVYYTHLMSYRCAIREVRIGIDTAVPDKVLNMPGCDMRDPIAIPSNATPYLKLPPATKFVSVELTYRDGSVSEIKSFRR
- a CDS encoding DEAD/DEAH box helicase; the encoded protein is MSFSNLGLSDKVLAAVAATGYTTPTPIQEQAIPHVLARRDVLGIAQTGTGKTAAFVLPMLTILEKGRARARMPRTLILEPTRELAAQVKENFDRYGAGQKLNVALLIGGVSFGDQDAKLTRGVDVLIATPGRLLDHTERGGLLLTGVELLVIDEADRMLDMGFIPDIERICKLVPFTRQTLFFTATMPPEIRRITETFLHNPQKVEVSKPATTAVTVTQLQVPSGREAHQKREVLRRLLRNAKDLNNAIIFCNRKRDVAIVHKSLQKHGFSVGALHGDMDQSARTAALDQFRKGELPLLVASDVAARGLDIPEVSHVFNFDVPHHSDDYVHRIGRTGRAGRTGTAISIVAPADQKSMVAIEKLIGQGIPTIEGDYEVQESSGDEDTRERRPRDAARRGSRGKARERDAAPRERDPAPREREPRAAAPRAAQANSPRPAPSARKEQPRNEQPRNEARRPRRDHDNEPADHSHLPAFLLRPVRAPLP